A region from the Corylus avellana chromosome ca7, CavTom2PMs-1.0 genome encodes:
- the LOC132186978 gene encoding probable WRKY transcription factor 53: protein MEKTVDWEQTALISELNQGKELAKQLLNHLHPSSSNETREFLVSKILSCYEKALSSLNWGEQPKPMTSILESPRSFANSSPRSAGSDQDSKHRDVYKKRKTLPRWTEQVKVCSGTGLEGPVDDGYSWRKYGQKDILGANFPRGYYRCTHRHGQGCLATKLVQRSDEDPNILEVTYRGRHTCSQSSRLNVASAPLKSPRLTENKNNHHHHHHHAQQQKLKEKPAQEIGCNVAARLTVKTEGLEAREEDDIFPSFSFSLTPIGSENEDAILFCESMLENNFMGSLSPTFLSPATSDSNMFPMSPCHMNCYGLGHNVQTSDSDLTDIISAPTSATNSPILNLDFSLDKVELDPNYPFDNPDFFS from the exons atgGAAAAGACCGTTGATTGGGAGCAAACGGCTCTGATCAGTGAGCTGAATCAGGGGAAGGAGCTAGCAAAGCAGCTCCTGAACCATCTCCACCCTTCTTCATCGAATGAAACACGTGAATTCTTGGTTTCGAAGATACTTTCTTGCTATGAGAAAGCGCTTTCATCGCTAAATTGGGGAGAGCAGCCCAAGCCCATGACCAGCATCCTGGAATCGCCGCGTTCTTTTGCCAACAGCAGCCCGAGAAGTGCGGGTTCTGACCAGGATTCTAAGCACAGAGATGTCTAcaagaaaag GAAGACATTGCCCCGATGGACGGAGCAAGTAAAGGTTTGCTCTGGAACAGGGCTGGAAGGGCCGGTTGACGATGGTTACAGCTGGAGAAAATATGGGCAGAAGGACATCCTCGGAGCTAACTTTCCGAG GGGCTACTATAGATGCACACATCGACATGGGCAGGGGTGTTTGGCAACAAAGTTAGTTCAGAGATCGGATGAAGACCCAAATATCCTCGAGGTAACATATCGAGGGCGGCACACGTGTAGCCAATCCTCTCGTTTAAACGTGGCATCGGCACCGTTGAAAAGTCCAAGGTTAACAGAGAACAagaataatcatcatcatcatcatcatcacgcacaacaacaaaaactcaaagaaaaaCCAGCACAGGAAATTGGATGCAATGTTGCAGCTCGGCTTACAGTTAAGACTGAGGGGTTGGAGGCCAGGGAGGAGGATGACATATTTCcgtcattttccttttctttaacaCCAATTGGATCCGAAAATGAGGACGCCATTCTTTTCTGTGAGTCCATGTTGGAGAACAATTTCATGGGTAGTCTTTCTCCGACGTTTTTGTCGCCGGCGACATCTGATTCCAACATGTTTCCGATGTCTCCATGCCATATGAACTGCTATGGACTAGGCCACAACGTGCAAACCTCGGACTCTGATCTCACCGACATAATTTCTGCCCCAACCTCCGCCACCAATTCGCCAATTCTGAATTTGGATTTCTCACTTGATAAGGTTGAGCTTGACCCGAATTACCCATTCGACAACCCAGATTTCTTCTCCTAG